gaaagCTCCCACCTGCCCCGTCCCACCGGTACCTCTGCTCCGTCAGGATCTCCAGGACGTTCTCTGCCAGCCAAATGTTCTTTGCTGTCACGTCCCCccctgcagaggaaaaggatgaCAGGAGAGAAAAGCTCGTTAGGTCAAATTGCCCTGCGGTCAAAGCTAAGTGAGGAATCTGCCTGGCCCTGCACACCCGCAGGTGTAAGCACAGCACACCAGCTGCTGGGAGGGGATCAAAGGGCTCTTTGCTACAACTGCACTTCTGCAAAATGGAGTGAGGGATGGGTAACTCTCTTTTCTGGAAGGCAAAGAAGCCAAAAAGGGGTGAAATTCGATGAGATTCCCAACTGCTGAGCTTACAAagggacacagcagctgcagggaatGCCTGACATCCCCAGCAAAGGCCACGAGTGGGGCAATGCCCGGAGCTGCGGCGACACGAGGAGCGGAGGAActccagctgcacagcacagccaaaaCAATGGGATCATAACAATTAAAGCATCATAAAGCAGGGGACAGTGGCACCCTTCCAGGTCAGAAGGGGCCCTGCACGGGGGGGAGGTGTGAGCAAGGAAACAAGGGATGCCTTCAGCAGCAGTTTGTGGAACGCTCTGTTTGCACTGCGACAACGAGGCCGGCACAGCTTGGCTGGCGCTCAGGgctccctcccctccttcctcccctgaAAAGCAGACAAGGCAATTTTCCAGCCCCGCAACGAAAAGCACAGCGTCAGGTTTGATGGTGGGACACAAATTCCTGCAGCCTGGACGTCAGCAGCGGGGCTGAACAGGGAACACGGAAGAGGCACCGTTCCTGCAAAGCCGGAAAGGCGTGCGTGTGTGTGCACAGTGCTTACAGCAGGACCCCACGGGCAACCCCAGCTCCCCGGAGGGGTTCTGTCAGCTCTCCTGCACCTCTGAGCACTGATATTGCTCGTGCCACCCCACGTGGCTCACAGCAGGCGCTGAGGATGATCCCGGTGCCCTCGTGCAGCGTGGCGAGGTGAAAGCTGGCAGCAACAGGAACCAATGCGTTTCCTGGCAGCTTCCAGCTCTTGCCAGAAAGCTCCTGGCTCTCTCTCTGACTCACTCCTCGTGGAGGATGTCGGGACCAAATGACTCTCAGGGCTCCATCTCTGTTCTtggctgctctgagcagggcaTGCAATGCGTAACCCCATTGTTTGGGGTGGCTGAGCTCACCTGCAATCTGCTTCATGAAGGTCATGCAGACGCCGTCGGCGCCGAGCACGCCGCTCttcaccagctccctcagcagccACACCAGCTGGGCAGAAGCAGAAAGGGATGTGGGGTGGGTGGACCCTCCCACGACAGCAGTGGGGATGCGGTACcatcctccctcccccccttaGCACATCCCTTCCAGGTGGGTCCACGacccccttcctccccccccagcTCCAATGCTCCCTCCTCACTCTCTGCCAGCTTGGCAGCCCCCCTCACCTGGGTGCGACAGGTATCCTGCAGCTTCAGGTACTTCTCCATGAGGATCTGGTTGATCTTGTTGAGGACGATGTTCATTCCATCTCTGCTCACCAGGGCCAGGTCCCGGTAGCACTGTAGCAGGGGAAGGGCCGTAATGAAAAACATGCAATGATTTTTATCAAAACCTGATTAGAtaacagcaaataaaacatCTCGGGGAAGGGACACCAAGGCAGGCGGGCTCCAGGGGATGACCTGAATCCACATCCTGGGGCTgagccagcagagctgtcaggGTGGCTGCAGTCAGCCCAGGAGCCAGaggctgcccatggcagagCAGACACCACTGGGAGGCTCACAACCATCTCTCCatcccagctgcagctctggaggGACTGAGAACAGAGAGGAAAGGCAGACAGGGGTCCGCCAGGAAGGATCAATTAACAAACAGTTCATCCACgatgagcagcagccaggccaGAGAGCAAAGGTGCCggctctcccttcctcctctggTCAGGACAGCGGGGGGTGGAGGATGATTAGGAAGTAATTTGCTAAGTAGCTCTGCACGAACGTTAATTTGTGCTGGTAAATGTCATGATATTCCAGAGAGCAGAGGTCTGGTCTCCGCATCCTCCTTTGGAGGAGTTAATGAGGCCTCAGAAGATCCCTCTGATGAGGTTTCCTGCGCTCCGCTTTTCTCCCTCCCTGTTTCATGCAGCAAATTTGTTTAAAcaaatttcaaacaaacaaaccaaaccaaattgGATCCCCACCGCAGCCCCCGGCACGAGGATGGTTGTGATAATCCATAGAAAGGTTTGGAGGAAACCTTCAGGGCTCAGCACTGAGGGATGAGGGGGAGAAACCTGAATTCTTTGGTTATTGCCAAAGCTGTGAGCAACCCATCGCCTTCTCCCCATTCTGGGCAGATCGGAGCTGCTGCTCACACGGGGATGCTTAATTAACAGGAAGGAATAAGTGATGAAGGTGAGCTTTAAATGAGGGAGGtgggaaataaaacagacaCAGAGCAGGGAAAGGACCCCAACCgagggcaggaggagatgtGAGAGCCGGGCTGCAGCGCGGCTCTGCACTGAGCGTTAATTAAAGGGAGAAGTGCCAGGCAGAGGAGGCAGCCCTGACACATCAGCTGCTGTCACTTTGATATTTGAAGGCGGTCAAGTGTCCCTGCTCACAGCTGGATGCGTTTAGCACAGTTAATCTCTCCCTGCTGGAGTGTCAAGGCAGTGATACGGgaagggagagctgcagctcGGCCCCACGGCGCTCTGCTCCGGCCCCGCTCATACAGCAGAGGGTTTAAGAGCCACTATGGGGCAGAAGGAGAGAGGTGCCCCACCAgcaagcacagaagtgctctCCTGTTCAACACAGCCATCTCaaatatccttttttcttttgctattccTGCTGGTGAGGTTATGCTTGGTCCACAGCAACGCTGCTTCCACACCACCTGTGTGGCTCTGATGCTCCTGGACAGAGGTGGGAATGGTCCTGCAGacacacagggctgtgctgagccccTGCTCTGCCCACCCAGCACTCATTGCAGTGCTCTCTCACACACCCTACAAGATGCTCTATCAGCCAGGTGTGTGTCAACCCCTCTTTGTGAGCAAGGGAGCAAAGCAAGGAGAAATTCACCCCCAAAATCTAGCAGAAAAACACTGCTGGCCCCTGGCCACGCTGTCTGGACACCAAGCAGGCGACACTgagagctgacagcagagcCCAGTGGACTGGCAGACCCAATTATCCCCTAAGAAAAGCACTGTGCTCCCAGGATCTGACCTGACAAGGGCAATGGGAGCAGCCACGTTGCACTGTCacggctgcaggcagcaggttATGTCCCCCTGCCGGCTTGGTCACACGCAGCTGGGCTGCCTGTCCCCTTGCCAAAGGAAATTACAGAGGGGAAGGCACTGCAGAGGCTCCACTCGGCCCCTTGCAGTGTGATTGCCAGGCAGATTAAATGCCACAGCTCACCAGACTCGCTGCCAGCACAGCAAAGCACCTGCCCTGCAAGTCCTGCGCTCCCACGCTCAGCTCCTGGGCTCTGAGTGTTCCTTTCCAGCTGAGCTCCACTGTGtcctggaggagaggagaacaTTTTCTTCCACGTGGAGGAGGGGAACCATCCCGTGGCTCAGCAATAAGAGCTGCTCTTTGGCTCCCACGCTTCTCGGGAGGAAGGATGCGTCCCAATTCAGCCCCTTGGGGTTCACGTGGCCAACACCTCACAGTCAGGCCGTGAGGCAGAACGGGACTGGAGGGCAGCAGGGACTCTGCCAACAGATTTGAGAAGGTTTGAAGGAGATGGAGCAACCCAGCCtgcaccagcactgccagcagctgagccTCGAGGCTCCCAGGAGAGGTGTGATTTCCTTGTAAGATGCGATTTCTGGGACAAGGACCTCAGTGCCAGGACAGCCAGAGCTAATCTGGATCTGCTGCTTCAGTGGGGAGAGCTCTGCCCTCACAGCAGTGATTAAATCAAAAGAGAATAGGGAATGAGTCACCACCCTGAGTCCAGCGCAGCCCCGGGGCTGTGCATCCCTaacaacacaacacagccaGTGCCTTCAATCCCTTCAATCCTGCACCACGCCTGCTCACTGCAAAGCACCCAAACCAGGACCCCTGGGTACCCCCACCACACACAGCCCCTCCAGGAGGGCTCTGAGACCCCctcagctgcacagagccctctttcctgcagcacagcatcacTTCCAGCTCCCTCTGTTTGCAGCGCCGAACCCGCAGCTGGGATGCTCAGAACACACAGCGTTCATCTTCACGGGGATGGCTAACAGCACTTTTAAAAACCACACTTTGCAGCagcgttaaaaaaaaaaaaaaaaaagggttgcTTAGAAATTAAATCTGCTCTGCAAAATTAATAGAGGCCAACAGCTAAGACGCAATTTTCTCCAGGAATTGAATGCCTCTCCTCCAGAGCCCCATTATTTCTGGAGGCATCTACAGCCAGCCTATAACACACAGATCCCTGCCGAGCCTCCAGAGGCTGGGAAGGGCTCTCCAGCTTCTTGAAGCCCCTGTACTCTCCTCCCACAACGAAAATGAATTAATCCTGGGGCTGTGAAAGGACCCAACCGCCCCTCCCTGGTGGCAGCCAGCtttcctcccagcagctctTGAATCGCCTGCGCCGCGGGGATGGAACCAAAGCAGAACGGCCCAAAGTTGTTGTGCTGCTCTTATAAACATGTGTATAAACACggtgtgctgggctgtgcctgctgctgcttggaagGCAAAATCCCTCCTGCATCAACACTGTGCACAGCGATGGGTGCACGCCTTTACCTTCTGTGCCTGAGTGGGTTCGGTCAGGACCAGAGTGAAAAGCCCCAGGCAGATCTCCTCGTGTTGGGAGGCTCCTTTGCATATCTGAAAGAGAAGAGCGCTGACAGTGAGCAGGCAGTGTTAGGGGACGGTCAGGAAGGCAAACGGAGAGGGAAGCTCATCTCGAGGCAATGAAAGGGAATGGCAGATTGGGACAGCAAACACCTCCCTGAGGTTCGCACGCCTTGGTGATGGTAGCGCTGGTGCAAAGCTCGCAGCGCAGGCAGATTTGGGGCTTTTTTCAGGATGCTTTGCAAACAGAACAGTGCACACCAAcgctcagcactgcagctctgagcctcctcttggaggagattccacaacctgCCCGGCCGCGCAGAGCTCCGTGTGCCCAGCCTGACTCGCCAACCCTCTTCCCATTAAGGAAAGGCAATTTTGTGCCACTCATTCCAAGAACCCAAGGtgttctggggagaaaaaaaacacatctaaaatatctgagagctgctgggatGTAACACAACAGCTCTCCTTATAGGGTAACATCTGCAGCGTGCTGGCGAGTATTTTAAGACCACGCGGGGATAGAAATAAATGCTCCATCCTTCAGCTGAAGGACCAAACCTGCCCTTTCCAGTGGTCTGCACTCGGCCTGTTTGGAGGCCAAGaaaaagctgagcagtgcaggagTACAAAAATACATCAGAAATGCAAACACCGGGAGCACGTGAGCCCCGCAGCGCTCACACACTGGTGGACGCTCAGCTCTCAGCAAGGAATTGCCTCCCAGATACAATCCTAGACGAGGATCAAAACCATGCAATGTTTTGCCTTTTAGCTGTTAATTGCTCCCAGACAGGTTTAAGGACAGGGAGAACACGGCAGGTTCCGTTCCCTCTCAATGcccctctgctctctgtgcttGCTGACAGCTgacaaatccacagcacagcctgAATGATTCCTTCCAGGCTGTATTTCACCCCTCTGGGGGAGATGACACTTACGTGTGCATTGAGGGCATCGTTGGCCTCTCGCTCTGACAGCCCGTTGGTCAGCGAAGTCACGATGCCCACACACCTCTCCAGCCtctgaaacacagcaaagcacCGTCAGCAGCGCGTGGGATGAGCACGGGCTGCTGCTCAGAACCCACAGCTCAGCCCACGGCACCAGCAGCACCCTCAGCTCCCAGCCAGCAGGGATGAGGTGCTTCACAACCACTCCTCCATGCACAGGTTTGGCTTGGAAACACTCTGCTGACGGAGTTCCATGAGCCAAAAAGGAAAGGGGTCGTTCTTCAGTGACACCAACACCGGTGCCGTTTGGATAGAGGGGACAAAGAGGCAGCgtgcagagctgggatggagctgagctccccacctgcagcagccacagagccGCTCCAGCCATGGCACGGCTGAGCCGGAGCAGCCCAGGGCCCCTCGAGCCCATTCAGCTCCCCAGGGATCTCCGCTGCTCGATGTCTGAGCAACTCCTGGCCCAGAGCAGCGGGAACAGACCATGTTTCCACACGAGCATCCCTACGAGATGATGGAAGGGCTCTCCAACACGCGGCACGTCACGACAGCACCGACGTAACGGCGCTGGGGAAGCAAACAGCGAGAGCTCCCACTCAACGTGAGAGCAAGAGAGCAATCAGAGCAGCTTTGTCTTTTTGCAGACCGGCTCTCCTGTAGCAACAACTGCTGGCTTTGGCTGTTTCGGTGGTGAAGACACAACCTTTGCAGGGCCCAGAGGTGCTGATGCGTGACACCTCCTTCAGCACAGAGCCCACTGAGGTTCTCCTGGGATCGTTCCATCAGGAACAGCTGTGCTCATCTCTGGGGCAGGGAAAGCCTGAGCAGAACAGAAATCCCCTGCAGTCCCTTTGGAGCTGGCGGCGTCTGATCTGCTCATTACTGCTGTGCAATCACAACACTCGGATTACGGAGCTGCTTGGGGACTCCTCTGCACATCAAAGGGGCTGCGGGGAAGAATTTGTTGAGAAAAGGCTCAGCAGTTGGATAAGAAAGAAGATGCACTGGTCAGCAACGCAGAGATAACGCCTCTGTCACACAGGCTTGGTTGGAGGCCCAGCTATGGCATTAAGAAAGAGCAATGGGGCAGCCATGAAAATCCCCACTCCAAAGCAGACGAATTATTTGGAGGGGAGAATAAGATCCAACGGCTGAGAGACAAAGTCAGGAAAACCCCAGCACGAAGGAAGACAACTTGTTGGCAGAGAATGCAGCCGAGAGCCACCagaagagctctgcaggagGTTCAGCATCAATTCATGTCTTTGATCCCAGGGCTGACGGGGCAGAGCTCACGGATAAGCAGAAGATGTaccagcttgctgctgctgggcaagCAAGCCAAGGAAAAACTGAACTTCCACCTCTGAGCAACCATAACAGCTCACACTGCAGCAACAAGCTCTGCCAAAacccacagcagagcaggagggacgTCTTCGTGTCAGCACGAGTCGTCCCAATGAGCTCCAGCCCTCCGTTCACCTCCACCAAACCAACGTGCCCAACAGCCATCAGCTCCAACTGCTGCTggaggggaaggcagcagcttCCATCTGAACGTCGCAGCCCGATGACTTTGAACACACGATGAGCACGCCTGGGTTTTCCTGCACCTTTTGCATTCGTTGAGCTCTTCACACGAGAAACAAACTCGTGGTGGTAAATCCAACGGTGCTGCCATGCTTGGGAGTATTGCTGATAGCTGAGCTCGTGTTATCAAACCAGGCTTGCTTCgagggaaggaaggatggaggagcagctgctgggaggcCTCTCGTGGTCACCTCTCCATCCTGGGCTCTGTCTGCGTGGTGGAGCCGATGCTGGCTGTGCCCCAAATCCCAGCAGATCCATGccaggcaggcagagctgcgCGGGGCCGACCTGGGAACGGCTCAACCAGAGCTGGATGGGACCCAAAGCACACACTGGGACTGCTGGGTGCTCGGAAGGAACATAAATACACTCCGACTCCAGACCTCGAGACCCAGCCATTCCAGTTACCTCCCTGCTTTTCTCCTATAGCTGAAATCCTGTGTGATGTTTTCTCAATCTGCTCTGCTTCACGAGCCATAAGTACACTTTTCCATTCCATAATAAATAATCCTGCTCTCCTAGAAGCACAGCCATGCAGGGGGGGGAAACCAGAACCCCAGCCCGTGTTGGAGGCCCACAGCTGATCACCCTGCGAGCCAGACGTGCTCCAGTACTGCAGGGGGGCCGAGGAgatgcagcacccacagcctcacagCCCTGCGCCCAGctcccttccccacctcccAGGCGCTGCTGACAGCCCCCGGTGCTCCTGGGGAGCCCCAAACCCTCCCTACCTGCAGGAACCTCTCAGCTGATGCTGTGGGAAGAAAAGCCCAAACTGTGGCCCAGCTCTGGTTCAGCTCCCCACTACCCCACTCCCTGCAGGGATGGGTGCAG
This window of the Meleagris gallopavo isolate NT-WF06-2002-E0010 breed Aviagen turkey brand Nicholas breeding stock chromosome 19, Turkey_5.1, whole genome shotgun sequence genome carries:
- the LOC104913639 gene encoding integrator complex subunit 3-like isoform X2 encodes the protein MEMQKGKGGAAGGGGGGGKLLLSTLLDAKDELEERLERCVGIVTSLTNGLSEREANDALNAHICKGASQHEEICLGLFTLVLTEPTQAQKCYRDLALVSRDGMNIVLNKINQILMEKYLKLQDTCRTQLVWLLRELVKSGVLGADGVCMTFMKQIAGGDVTAKNIWLAENVLEILTEQRRQHRAETLREGETPTLSWARPISALL
- the LOC104913639 gene encoding integrator complex subunit 3-like isoform X1 gives rise to the protein MEMQKGKGGAAGGGGGGGKLLLSTLLDAKDELEERLERCVGIVTSLTNGLSEREANDALNAHICKGASQHEEICLGLFTLVLTEPTQAQKCYRDLALVSRDGMNIVLNKINQILMEKYLKLQDTCRTQLVWLLRELVKSGVLGADGVCMTFMKQIAGGDVTAKNIWLAENVLEILTEQREWVLKSSILIAMAVYTYLRLIVDHHGTAPLQALRQKEVDFCISLLRERVSRAGPSMFTLRSSSSAGGGCVASLWSPQARRQLVVHPHQG